In a single window of the Pontibacter russatus genome:
- a CDS encoding sensor histidine kinase codes for MENLPQQQDPNVDSQSRLKAIIETAVDGIITIDTRGIMESVNPAAARIFGYEPEEIIGHNVSILMPEPDRGLHDSYIDRYLQTGVGQIIGKGREVLGKKKNGVLFPFFLSIAEVKLQHQRIFTGIVHDITDLKKTERALRESESKINSIIQTAVDGIITIDVNGVIETVNVSAARLFEYEEHELIGQKINILMPEPDQSNHDRYMQHYHETGEKRIIGIGREVSGLKKSGKVFPFYLSISEVQLTDRKVYTGFIHDITKQKLSEERLRRYASELERSNRELQDFAYVSSHDLQEPLRKIQAFGDRLKTKEYDTLSEQGKDYVDRMLNAASRMQNLINDLLDFSRLTAKTKAFAEVDLDRVLSEVLSDLEIVIEKTEAVITRSPLPTIEADQVQMRQLLQNLISNAIKFRKEGTRPEVSIYAKLLQPRAHLTSTPGDQLVEIYVQDNGIGFNEKYLDRIFNIFQRLEGQKYEGSGIGLAICRKIAVRHGGDITAHSQVGVGTTFIVTLATKHLQE; via the coding sequence TTGGAAAATCTGCCACAGCAACAGGACCCGAACGTTGACAGCCAGTCGCGGCTGAAGGCCATCATAGAGACCGCCGTGGACGGCATCATCACCATCGATACCCGGGGTATCATGGAGAGCGTCAACCCGGCCGCCGCCCGCATTTTTGGGTACGAGCCGGAAGAGATAATCGGGCATAACGTCAGCATCCTGATGCCCGAGCCCGACCGCGGACTCCACGACTCTTATATCGACCGCTACCTGCAGACGGGCGTGGGCCAGATCATTGGCAAGGGGAGGGAAGTGCTCGGCAAGAAAAAGAACGGGGTGCTCTTCCCCTTTTTCCTGAGCATCGCCGAGGTGAAGCTGCAGCACCAGCGCATCTTTACGGGCATCGTGCACGACATCACCGACCTGAAGAAGACCGAGAGAGCCCTGCGCGAGAGCGAGAGCAAGATCAACTCCATCATCCAAACCGCCGTGGACGGCATCATCACCATCGACGTGAACGGGGTGATAGAGACGGTGAACGTGTCGGCCGCGCGGCTGTTTGAGTACGAGGAGCACGAGCTGATAGGCCAGAAGATAAACATCCTGATGCCGGAGCCCGACCAGAGCAACCACGACAGGTACATGCAGCATTACCACGAGACGGGCGAGAAACGCATCATCGGCATCGGGCGCGAGGTCTCCGGACTGAAAAAGAGCGGGAAAGTGTTCCCCTTCTATCTGAGCATCAGCGAGGTGCAGCTGACGGACCGGAAGGTGTACACCGGGTTCATACACGACATTACCAAGCAGAAGCTGAGCGAGGAGCGGCTGCGGCGCTACGCCTCGGAGCTGGAGCGGAGCAACCGCGAACTGCAGGATTTCGCATATGTCTCCTCGCACGACCTGCAGGAGCCGCTGCGCAAGATCCAGGCCTTCGGCGACCGGCTCAAAACCAAGGAGTACGACACCCTCAGCGAGCAGGGCAAGGACTACGTGGACCGCATGCTGAACGCCGCCTCGCGCATGCAGAACCTCATCAACGACCTGCTCGACTTTTCGCGGCTCACGGCCAAAACCAAGGCCTTTGCGGAAGTAGACCTCGACCGGGTGCTGTCGGAGGTGCTCTCCGACCTGGAGATAGTGATAGAGAAAACCGAGGCGGTGATTACCCGCTCGCCGCTGCCCACTATTGAGGCCGACCAGGTACAGATGCGCCAGCTGCTCCAGAACCTGATCAGCAATGCCATCAAGTTCCGGAAAGAAGGAACCCGGCCCGAGGTGAGCATATATGCGAAACTGCTGCAGCCCAGGGCACACCTGACATCCACGCCCGGCGACCAGCTGGTGGAGATATATGTGCAGGACAACGGCATCGGCTTCAACGAAAAATACCTCGACCGCATTTTCAACATCTTCCAGCGGCTTGAGGGGCAGAAATACGAGGGTTCGGGCATTGGCCTGGCCATCTGCCGCAAGATTGCCGTGCGCCACGGCGGCGACATCACCGCGCACAGCCAGGTGGGCGTAGGCACCACATTTATTGTTACCTTAGCGACCAAGCACCTTCAGGAGTAA
- the hemA gene encoding glutamyl-tRNA reductase — MQHAFKVLTLSYKDAPIAVREAVALNEIACKNLLDKIREFTDARDVLVLSTCNRTEVYYASGADLSRELIKLIALEKGFIATRHVSPYFRSITQPEAAVQHLFYVALGLESQVVGDMQILNQVKKAYQWTADAGMAGPFLHRLLHTVFAANKQVVNETAFRDGAASVSYATVELVEELTRRMENPRVLMIGVGEIGADVCDNFQKSKLQNITIANRTYHKALELAQRTGASAVYWENVWEEIAQADVVISSVPGDCFFISREAIAAYTLHTPKNFIDLSMPRSVDASLETLEGVTVHNIDDIRSRATEALELRLAAIPEVKAIAAEAAAGFHAWTKEMAMSPALQQFKNRLEEIRQQEMARYLKNMSAAETEAVEAITKNIMNKIIKLPALELKGACLRGESEALLEGLSTLFQLDRQEA; from the coding sequence ATGCAGCATGCCTTTAAGGTTCTGACCTTATCCTATAAAGACGCCCCGATTGCCGTACGCGAGGCAGTAGCCCTGAACGAGATAGCCTGCAAAAACCTGCTGGACAAGATCCGGGAGTTTACGGACGCCCGCGACGTGCTGGTGCTGTCTACCTGCAACCGCACCGAGGTGTACTACGCTTCCGGTGCCGACCTCTCCCGCGAACTTATCAAACTCATCGCCCTTGAGAAAGGCTTTATCGCCACCCGGCACGTCTCTCCCTATTTCAGGAGCATCACGCAGCCCGAGGCCGCTGTGCAGCACCTCTTTTACGTGGCGCTGGGGCTGGAGTCGCAGGTGGTGGGCGACATGCAGATACTGAACCAGGTGAAGAAAGCCTACCAGTGGACGGCGGACGCCGGTATGGCGGGCCCTTTCCTGCACCGGCTGCTGCACACCGTTTTTGCCGCCAACAAGCAGGTGGTGAACGAAACCGCCTTCCGCGACGGTGCGGCCTCCGTGTCTTACGCCACCGTGGAACTGGTGGAGGAACTGACAAGGCGGATGGAGAACCCGCGTGTGCTCATGATAGGGGTGGGCGAGATTGGGGCCGACGTGTGTGATAACTTCCAGAAGTCGAAGTTGCAGAACATCACCATTGCCAACAGGACGTACCACAAAGCGCTGGAACTGGCACAGCGGACCGGGGCCAGCGCCGTGTATTGGGAAAACGTGTGGGAAGAAATAGCGCAGGCCGACGTGGTCATTTCCTCGGTGCCTGGCGACTGTTTCTTTATCAGCAGGGAGGCCATTGCCGCATACACCCTGCATACACCCAAGAATTTTATAGACTTGTCGATGCCCCGCAGCGTGGACGCCTCACTGGAGACACTGGAGGGCGTGACGGTACACAACATCGACGACATCCGCAGCCGTGCGACCGAGGCGCTGGAACTGCGGCTGGCGGCCATTCCGGAGGTAAAAGCAATTGCCGCGGAGGCAGCAGCTGGCTTCCACGCCTGGACAAAGGAAATGGCCATGTCGCCGGCGCTGCAGCAGTTCAAAAACAGGCTGGAGGAGATCAGGCAGCAGGAGATGGCCCGCTACCTCAAAAACATGAGCGCCGCCGAGACAGAGGCCGTAGAGGCTATCACCAAAAACATCATGAACAAAATCATCAAGCTGCCGGCGCTGGAGCTGAAAGGCGCCTGCCTGCGCGGGGAGTCTGAGGCGCTGCTCGAGGGCCTGAGCACTCTTTTCCAACTGGACAGGCAGGAAGCGTAA
- a CDS encoding YceI family protein has protein sequence MANVKWAVDPTHSEVQFKVKHLMITTVTGYFNTFNVEAESEDDQFNGAHNIVFTADVNSISTNNEQRDTHLKSPDFFDAAQHDEIRFVGNRYENTGGNDFKLHGDLTIRDTTKPVTVNVEFGGIVVDPYGQTKAGFTVNGKISRKDFGLTWNAVTEAGSVVVSDDIKIQAEIQLVKQA, from the coding sequence ATGGCAAATGTAAAATGGGCAGTAGACCCGACACACAGCGAAGTACAGTTTAAAGTAAAGCACCTGATGATCACAACCGTGACAGGCTACTTTAACACTTTTAACGTAGAGGCTGAAAGCGAGGACGATCAGTTTAACGGCGCGCACAACATTGTGTTTACCGCCGATGTGAACTCCATCAGCACCAACAACGAGCAGCGCGACACGCACCTGAAGTCACCCGACTTCTTCGACGCCGCCCAACACGATGAGATCCGCTTCGTAGGCAACAGGTATGAGAACACCGGCGGCAACGATTTTAAACTGCATGGCGACCTGACCATCCGGGACACAACCAAGCCGGTAACAGTGAATGTGGAGTTCGGAGGAATTGTGGTAGACCCTTACGGACAGACAAAAGCAGGCTTCACCGTGAATGGCAAGATCAGCCGCAAGGATTTTGGCCTGACCTGGAACGCTGTAACCGAGGCGGGCAGTGTAGTGGTAAGCGACGATATTAAAATACAGGCTGAGATCCAGTTAGTAAAGCAGGCATAA
- a CDS encoding ABC transporter permease — MGTYLLKRLLQALPALWALATIVFLLSRLLPGTFGSERILQNSGGYYSKGTAADRQAAYQDYRKRTGQDLPLFYFSVAPATEPLVPKLRWHGSRNQYHRWLLGVLQGDLGRSYKSSQPVMKVMLEAVGNTFWLLACSMLVTFFLALELSIRMAGKRGGRLRKFLLPLLFVIDSIPPFVLALLLLVLLANPSFLQLFPVFGMGYYIPQELSLWEELVQWTYFMALPMLSLVLFNLPYLTSQMYDSVSTALRADYIRTARAKGLDGQTVIRRHALPNSLLPIITIVSDFIPALVTGTLIVETVFAVPGIGRLLIDAVLSRDYPVLTGIVLMIAVFRVVAYLLADLAYARADPRTRQQLI; from the coding sequence ATGGGCACCTACCTGCTGAAGCGGCTTTTACAGGCATTACCCGCACTTTGGGCGCTGGCTACCATCGTGTTCCTGCTGAGCAGGCTGCTGCCGGGCACGTTCGGGTCTGAGCGTATCCTGCAAAACAGCGGCGGCTACTACAGCAAAGGCACGGCAGCGGATCGCCAGGCGGCTTACCAGGATTATAGAAAGCGGACTGGCCAGGACCTGCCCCTGTTTTATTTCTCGGTGGCCCCGGCCACCGAACCGCTGGTTCCCAAGCTGCGCTGGCATGGCAGCCGGAACCAGTACCATCGGTGGCTGCTTGGGGTACTGCAGGGAGACCTGGGCAGGTCTTACAAAAGTAGCCAGCCGGTTATGAAAGTTATGCTGGAGGCAGTGGGCAACACCTTCTGGCTCCTCGCCTGCAGCATGCTTGTCACCTTCTTCCTGGCGCTGGAGTTAAGCATCCGGATGGCCGGGAAACGGGGCGGCAGGCTCCGCAAATTTCTTTTGCCACTCCTGTTCGTCATCGACAGCATCCCTCCCTTCGTGCTGGCCCTGCTGCTGCTGGTCTTGCTTGCCAACCCGAGCTTCCTGCAACTGTTCCCGGTTTTCGGCATGGGGTACTATATCCCGCAGGAGTTGAGCCTTTGGGAGGAGTTGGTGCAATGGACCTATTTTATGGCGCTGCCCATGCTCAGCCTCGTGCTCTTCAACCTCCCCTATCTGACAAGCCAAATGTATGACTCCGTCAGCACCGCGCTGCGGGCTGATTATATCCGCACCGCCCGGGCAAAAGGACTGGATGGGCAAACCGTCATCCGGCGGCACGCGCTCCCCAATTCACTGCTGCCCATTATCACGATTGTCTCTGATTTTATACCAGCCTTGGTCACTGGCACCCTGATCGTTGAAACAGTCTTCGCGGTGCCGGGCATCGGCCGCCTGCTCATCGACGCGGTGCTGTCGCGCGACTACCCCGTGCTGACGGGTATTGTGCTGATGATAGCTGTTTTCAGGGTTGTCGCTTACCTGCTGGCGGACCTGGCATATGCGCGTGCCGACCCCCGCACCAGGCAACAGCTTATATGA
- a CDS encoding ABC transporter permease: protein MNRAWRDIKGLWKEYFFFRVAATYLGLLLLLVLVLPLLPLPYGPNDLDLTHIYQPPFGNSGAADSHFLGTDGLGRDVLVNMLYGARTAFYISIPVMALAMLIGLALGTGAGFYGDTGFRTSRKNLLLCLLGLPFVGYYWLYLPAQGVRLKFSTPTYIGSFVLGAVGLVLLSAVLRLLHRYIASLRYQVAVPVDQLVLRLTEAMATIPHFVLILVLASLMPPSVLALCFIISLTAWTGIARLARAEMMRVRHLPYFEAARSIGLNTRQLIWRQALPNLLGPVLVAFTFGLGGLLALESTLSFLNIGVPATLVSWGRMIAEIRSNMAAWWLLVFPGGLLTLTILALYTCSHYLSKIFHEKSRH from the coding sequence ATGAATCGGGCCTGGCGAGATATAAAAGGGCTCTGGAAAGAATATTTCTTTTTCCGTGTGGCCGCCACCTACCTGGGCTTGCTCCTTTTGCTGGTGCTGGTGCTGCCCTTGCTCCCGCTCCCCTACGGGCCGAACGATCTCGACCTGACGCATATATACCAGCCGCCTTTCGGAAACTCAGGTGCAGCTGATTCGCATTTTCTGGGCACCGATGGGCTGGGGCGGGATGTGCTGGTGAATATGCTGTATGGTGCGCGCACGGCCTTTTATATCAGTATCCCGGTTATGGCGCTGGCCATGCTGATAGGGCTGGCGCTGGGCACGGGCGCCGGGTTTTACGGGGACACAGGATTCCGGACCAGCCGGAAAAACCTGTTGCTGTGTTTGCTGGGGTTGCCTTTCGTAGGATATTACTGGCTGTACCTGCCAGCGCAGGGCGTTCGCCTGAAATTCAGTACGCCGACATATATAGGTAGCTTTGTGCTGGGGGCTGTGGGGCTTGTGTTACTTTCTGCTGTTTTGCGTTTGCTGCACCGCTATATAGCGTCTTTGCGTTACCAGGTGGCTGTGCCTGTAGATCAGCTGGTGCTGCGGCTGACGGAGGCGATGGCCACCATTCCACACTTCGTCCTCATCCTGGTGCTCGCCTCCCTTATGCCCCCCTCTGTGCTGGCGCTTTGTTTCATCATCAGCCTGACGGCCTGGACGGGCATCGCGCGGCTGGCCCGGGCCGAAATGATGCGTGTCAGGCATTTGCCTTACTTTGAGGCCGCCCGCAGCATCGGGCTGAACACACGGCAACTTATCTGGCGACAGGCGCTGCCCAACCTGCTGGGCCCGGTGCTTGTCGCGTTCACGTTTGGCTTAGGAGGGCTGCTCGCGCTGGAGTCTACTTTGTCGTTTCTGAATATAGGGGTTCCTGCTACGCTCGTCAGTTGGGGCAGAATGATAGCTGAGATACGGTCTAACATGGCCGCCTGGTGGCTGTTAGTCTTCCCGGGGGGACTTTTGACGCTGACAATCCTGGCGCTTTATACCTGTAGTCACTATTTGTCGAAAATATTTCATGAAAAAAGCAGGCACTAA
- a CDS encoding response regulator: MSSNRRPIIILIADDDAEDRMLVKEALDESRLTNHMQFVENGEELMDYLHNRNQYVDKQKYPTPGLILLDLNMPKKDGREALKEIKGDDHLRVIPVVVLTTSKAEEDILRTYDLGVSSFITKPVTFASLVDVMKTLSKYWFEIVELPKP, encoded by the coding sequence ATGAGCTCAAACAGAAGACCGATTATTATACTGATAGCCGACGATGACGCCGAAGACCGCATGTTGGTGAAGGAGGCCCTCGACGAGAGCCGGCTGACCAACCACATGCAATTTGTGGAAAACGGCGAGGAGTTGATGGACTACCTGCACAACCGCAACCAGTACGTCGACAAGCAGAAATACCCGACGCCGGGCCTGATCCTGCTGGACCTGAACATGCCCAAGAAAGATGGCAGAGAAGCGCTGAAGGAGATAAAGGGCGACGATCATCTGCGGGTGATCCCGGTGGTGGTGCTCACCACATCCAAAGCCGAGGAAGACATTCTCCGCACCTACGACCTGGGCGTAAGCTCATTCATCACTAAGCCGGTGACGTTCGCCTCGCTGGTGGATGTGATGAAAACGCTGAGCAAGTACTGGTTTGAGATTGTAGAACTTCCAAAACCTTGA
- a CDS encoding response regulator: protein MKKILLIEDNPEIRENTAEILLLANYEVLEAGNGRIGVDLARKEHPDLIICDIMMPQLDGYGVLHLLSKDPATASIPFIFLTAKSEKEDFRKGMNLGADDYLTKPFDDVELLDAIEMRLKKNEILKADFKKTAEGLDQFMQEARGYEELEKLISDNQKLTSLRKKQNLFMEGNRPNALYFLNKGRVKAYKSNEEGREYITTLYKDGDFIGYLDLLEETPYRESAMAMEDSEVYVIPKEDFFSLLHRNRDVASKFIRILSDNLADREERLLKLAYNSVRKRVAEALLLVEKQYQHEAGGQKQISISREDLASIVGASKETVIRTLADFKDEKLIDSQGSRITILQLEKLAHMRN from the coding sequence ATGAAAAAAATATTATTGATAGAAGACAACCCTGAGATACGGGAGAACACGGCCGAGATACTGCTGCTGGCCAATTATGAGGTGTTGGAGGCCGGCAACGGCAGAATCGGGGTCGACCTGGCCCGCAAAGAGCACCCGGACCTGATCATCTGCGACATCATGATGCCGCAGCTGGATGGCTACGGGGTGTTGCACCTGCTGAGCAAGGACCCCGCGACGGCCAGCATTCCCTTCATTTTCCTCACGGCCAAGTCGGAGAAGGAGGATTTCCGAAAAGGCATGAACCTGGGGGCGGACGATTATCTGACCAAGCCCTTTGACGACGTGGAGCTGCTGGATGCCATTGAGATGCGCCTGAAAAAGAACGAGATCCTGAAGGCCGATTTCAAGAAGACGGCGGAGGGCCTCGACCAGTTTATGCAGGAGGCGAGAGGCTATGAGGAGCTGGAGAAACTCATATCGGACAACCAAAAACTCACAAGCCTCCGGAAAAAGCAGAACCTGTTTATGGAAGGCAACCGGCCCAACGCGCTGTACTTTCTGAACAAAGGGAGGGTGAAAGCCTATAAATCGAACGAGGAGGGGCGGGAGTACATCACTACCCTCTACAAAGACGGCGACTTTATCGGCTACCTCGATCTGCTGGAGGAGACCCCGTACCGCGAGTCGGCGATGGCGATGGAGGATTCGGAGGTCTACGTGATCCCGAAGGAGGACTTTTTCTCGCTGCTGCACCGCAACCGCGATGTGGCCAGCAAGTTCATCCGGATCCTCTCCGACAACCTCGCTGACCGCGAAGAGCGCCTCCTCAAGCTGGCTTACAACTCGGTGCGCAAGCGCGTGGCCGAGGCGCTGCTGCTGGTGGAGAAGCAGTACCAGCACGAGGCGGGGGGGCAGAAGCAAATTTCGATCTCGCGGGAGGATCTGGCCAGCATCGTGGGGGCCTCCAAAGAGACCGTTATCCGCACCCTCGCCGACTTTAAGGACGAAAAACTCATCGACAGCCAGGGAAGCCGCATCACCATTCTGCAACTGGAAAAACTCGCCCATATGCGCAACTAA
- a CDS encoding hybrid sensor histidine kinase/response regulator, which translates to MADKIKVLLVDDDEDDFIITRDIMNDIPGRNYLLDWTSSFREALRLIKEGNHDVYLVDYRLGAHNGLELITTAVEEGASAPFILLTGQSDRETDEKAMHAGALDYLVKGTFNPFDLERSIRYSIEHAQSLAEIQKLNSELEERVEERTQELAEAIKKLEHTNRSLYRAKQEIHKALQKEKELHELKSRFVTIASHEFRTPLSTVLSSASLISKYKGLEDDDKRQKHVDRIKSAVTNLTTILNDFLSMSRIEEGKIYNLPTTFNLKAFTQEIVEEMQGFLKEGQQIDYRHLSAEESISIDKQLLKNILLNLLTNSSKYSGEGKPIQLSTVIADSSATITVQDYGIGIPKADQTHLFTPFFRAQNVTNIQGSGLGLNIVKKYVEIMSGTLEYESELNQGSTFTICLPNAAEA; encoded by the coding sequence ATGGCCGATAAAATCAAAGTGCTGCTGGTGGATGACGATGAGGACGACTTCATCATCACCCGGGATATCATGAATGATATTCCGGGGCGCAACTACCTGCTCGACTGGACCTCGTCTTTCAGGGAGGCGCTGCGCCTGATAAAAGAAGGGAACCACGACGTGTACCTGGTGGATTACCGGCTGGGCGCGCACAACGGGCTGGAGCTGATAACAACGGCAGTGGAGGAGGGGGCCAGCGCGCCTTTCATCCTCCTGACAGGGCAAAGCGACCGCGAGACAGACGAAAAAGCCATGCACGCCGGTGCCCTGGATTACCTGGTGAAAGGCACCTTCAACCCTTTCGACCTGGAGCGCTCCATCCGCTACAGCATCGAGCATGCGCAAAGCCTGGCCGAGATCCAGAAACTGAACAGCGAGCTGGAGGAGCGCGTGGAGGAGCGGACGCAGGAACTGGCCGAGGCCATCAAAAAGCTGGAGCACACCAACAGGAGCCTTTACCGGGCAAAGCAGGAAATACACAAGGCCCTTCAGAAAGAAAAGGAACTGCACGAGCTCAAGTCCCGCTTCGTCACCATCGCCTCCCACGAGTTCAGGACACCGCTCAGCACGGTGCTGTCCTCAGCCTCGCTCATCAGCAAATACAAAGGGCTGGAGGACGATGACAAGCGGCAGAAGCACGTGGACCGCATTAAGTCGGCCGTCACCAACCTGACCACCATCCTCAACGATTTCCTCTCCATGAGCCGGATTGAGGAAGGGAAGATATATAACCTGCCCACCACGTTTAACCTGAAAGCCTTCACACAGGAAATTGTGGAAGAAATGCAGGGGTTCCTGAAAGAGGGCCAGCAGATAGATTACCGGCACCTGAGCGCGGAGGAGTCGATCAGCATCGACAAGCAGCTGCTCAAAAACATTCTGCTCAACCTGCTGACCAACAGCAGCAAGTACTCCGGCGAGGGTAAGCCAATCCAACTGTCCACGGTCATTGCGGACAGCAGCGCCACCATCACCGTGCAGGACTATGGCATTGGCATTCCGAAAGCCGACCAGACCCATCTGTTCACGCCCTTCTTCCGGGCCCAGAACGTAACTAATATACAAGGCTCAGGCCTGGGGCTGAACATCGTGAAAAAGTACGTCGAGATTATGAGCGGCACACTGGAGTACGAGAGCGAACTGAACCAGGGCAGTACGTTTACCATTTGCTTACCTAACGCAGCCGAAGCATGA
- a CDS encoding chloride channel protein: protein MKHKLNQYQLAFFRWRRRQSNNRIMPFVLSVVVGLFVGVAAILIKTIIFYIEQYAVYFAPNLLAFLLPLIGFLLVTFLNRNVFSKTAYFNGARNVIEAIEQKSSIIKLRLVYSKFVTTGLTIGFGGSSGVEAAIISSGAAVGSNVGRVLGLGYRLRTLLIGCGVAAGISAVYNAPMGGFIFALETILPEFTPTLLIPLLVAAATGKILYEFIMGEHLRFEVPIADFAYEQIPLVIMLGVLGMLMSNYLLKTYSLCAQYFSRIKNDYLRALIGGVALGSIIYLLPPMYGEGYVSINALLNNEERSLIVNSPLAALPNTVWFNLLFFFLITMVKPLSTGICVNSGGEGGYFAPSIITGGLLGYLFYKVVVLLFPFYELHASTFMFLGMASVFACIMNAPVTAIFLVAEITQSYQLFVPLMLVCAVSYFLKYYTENLSKSVEQPKGQSKALRVDRILLNQLDISNLVEEDMDPVREDASFRTILENFSSSNRDVLQVLDSKGMLIGVITLSDLRRQLGDVSNYDAVLARDLMQPPTMTVEIDEPASVVLDKFDKSKLWSLPVVRNGKFKGFISKSRLLTQYRSELTRVNRFF from the coding sequence ATGAAGCACAAACTGAACCAATACCAGCTTGCGTTTTTCAGGTGGCGCAGGAGGCAGAGCAACAACCGCATCATGCCTTTTGTGCTCAGCGTGGTGGTGGGCCTTTTTGTGGGGGTTGCGGCCATCCTCATCAAAACGATTATCTTTTATATAGAGCAATACGCTGTATACTTTGCCCCGAACCTGCTCGCTTTCCTGCTGCCGCTCATCGGGTTTTTGCTCGTCACGTTCCTGAACCGCAACGTCTTCAGCAAGACCGCCTACTTCAACGGCGCCCGCAACGTGATAGAAGCCATTGAGCAGAAATCGTCAATCATCAAGCTGCGGCTTGTATACTCCAAGTTCGTCACTACGGGGCTCACCATAGGCTTTGGCGGCAGTTCCGGGGTAGAGGCGGCCATCATCTCCAGCGGGGCGGCCGTTGGCTCCAACGTGGGCCGCGTGCTGGGGCTGGGCTACCGGCTGCGCACCCTGCTGATAGGCTGCGGCGTGGCGGCCGGCATCTCGGCCGTGTACAACGCGCCGATGGGAGGGTTTATCTTTGCCCTCGAGACCATCCTGCCGGAGTTTACGCCCACGCTGCTGATTCCGCTGCTGGTGGCGGCGGCTACCGGTAAAATCCTGTACGAGTTTATCATGGGGGAGCACCTGCGTTTCGAGGTGCCCATCGCCGACTTTGCCTATGAGCAGATTCCGCTGGTGATTATGCTGGGGGTGTTGGGCATGCTGATGTCGAACTACCTGCTGAAGACCTACAGCCTCTGCGCCCAATATTTTTCACGCATCAAAAACGATTACCTGCGCGCCCTGATTGGCGGTGTGGCGCTGGGCAGCATCATATACCTGCTGCCGCCCATGTACGGCGAGGGCTACGTGAGCATCAACGCGCTGCTCAACAACGAGGAGCGCTCGCTGATCGTGAACTCGCCTTTGGCGGCCCTTCCCAACACCGTCTGGTTCAACCTGCTGTTCTTCTTCCTGATAACGATGGTGAAGCCCCTGAGCACGGGCATCTGCGTGAATTCCGGGGGCGAGGGCGGCTACTTCGCGCCTTCCATTATCACGGGCGGGCTCCTGGGCTACCTGTTCTACAAGGTCGTGGTGCTGCTTTTCCCGTTTTACGAGCTGCACGCCTCCACCTTCATGTTCCTGGGCATGGCCAGCGTCTTCGCCTGCATCATGAACGCCCCCGTCACGGCGATTTTCCTTGTGGCGGAGATTACACAGAGCTACCAGTTGTTTGTGCCCTTGATGCTGGTGTGCGCCGTTTCCTATTTTCTGAAGTACTACACCGAGAACCTGAGCAAAAGCGTGGAGCAGCCGAAGGGGCAGAGCAAGGCCCTGCGCGTGGACCGCATCCTGCTAAACCAGCTGGACATCAGCAATCTGGTGGAGGAGGATATGGACCCGGTGCGGGAGGATGCTTCTTTCCGGACAATTCTGGAGAATTTCTCCAGCTCAAACCGGGATGTGCTGCAGGTGCTGGACAGCAAAGGCATGCTGATAGGAGTAATCACCCTGAGCGATCTGCGCAGGCAGTTGGGTGATGTCTCCAACTATGACGCTGTGCTGGCCCGTGACCTGATGCAGCCGCCCACCATGACCGTGGAGATAGACGAGCCTGCCTCAGTAGTGCTTGACAAGTTCGATAAAAGCAAGCTGTGGTCGCTGCCGGTGGTGCGGAACGGGAAGTTCAAGGGATTTATATCGAAGAGCAGGCTCCTGACGCAGTACCGCAGCGAGCTTACCCGCGTGAACAGGTTTTTCTGA